From the genome of Actinomycetes bacterium, one region includes:
- a CDS encoding NADH-quinone oxidoreductase subunit H produces MTAQAILVAAVQVGVIVALAPVLAGVTRQTRARLEGRGGAGVWQPWRDLRKLVAKEPVRATGSGWLLRAAPVVLLSSSLLVAALLPLVGAVSLPLVPDDLFVVVSVLLVGTVAVALLGLDAGTAFGGMGSSRHMTIAALVEPTVLVAVYALSIPVGSSALSLIVQARLDSSAVIASPVSVLAVLALGIVVLAETGRLPVDNPSTHLELTMVHEAMLLEASARDLAWLELGSWVRLAALLGLVGNLVAPWGIDTRVSAAGLLLGVVAFAGKLVVLGGLLGAAEVFLAKLRLFRVPELLAGSFVLAFLAVTASYLVG; encoded by the coding sequence GTGACCGCCCAGGCGATCCTGGTGGCCGCCGTCCAGGTCGGCGTCATCGTGGCCCTCGCTCCGGTGCTGGCCGGCGTCACCCGGCAGACCAGGGCCCGACTCGAGGGCCGTGGTGGTGCCGGCGTCTGGCAGCCGTGGCGGGACCTGCGCAAGCTGGTCGCCAAGGAGCCGGTGCGGGCCACCGGCTCCGGCTGGTTGCTGCGGGCGGCTCCCGTGGTGCTGCTCAGCTCGAGCCTGCTGGTGGCGGCGCTGCTGCCGCTCGTGGGCGCGGTCAGCCTGCCCCTGGTCCCGGACGACCTGTTCGTCGTCGTGTCCGTCCTGCTCGTGGGCACGGTGGCGGTCGCCCTGCTGGGCCTGGACGCCGGCACGGCCTTCGGCGGCATGGGGTCTAGCCGGCACATGACCATCGCGGCGCTGGTCGAGCCGACCGTGCTCGTAGCCGTCTACGCCCTGTCCATCCCGGTGGGCAGCTCCGCGCTGTCGCTCATCGTGCAGGCCCGGCTCGACTCGTCGGCGGTCATCGCCTCGCCGGTCAGCGTGCTGGCGGTGCTCGCCCTCGGCATCGTCGTGCTGGCCGAGACCGGGCGGCTGCCGGTGGACAACCCGTCGACGCACCTGGAGCTCACCATGGTGCACGAGGCGATGCTGCTGGAGGCGTCGGCCCGCGACCTGGCCTGGCTCGAGCTGGGCTCGTGGGTCCGGCTCGCGGCGCTGCTCGGACTGGTCGGGAACCTGGTCGCGCCGTGGGGCATCGACACCCGGGTGAGCGCCGCGGGCCTGCTCCTCGGCGTCGTCGCCTTCGCCGGCAAGCTCGTGGTGCTCGGCGGGCTGTTGGGCGCCGCCGAGGTGTTCTTGGCCAAGCTGCGGCTGTTCCGGGTCCCCGAGCTGCTGGCCGGCTCGTTCGTGCTCGCCTTCCTGGCCGTCACGGCCTCCTACCTGGTCGGCTGA
- a CDS encoding proton-conducting transporter membrane subunit, translating into MGAVLWLPLAAAVLAATVSLRIPRVARLAGIAVSVVVLGTGLVLGAAALDHRVVTAAGGLLRADALSAFMLVVIGAVGLTATWGGLQARSAPGPAALMSAFLGAMSLAVLADNLGVLWVAVEGTTIATAFLVGQHRTRASLEAAWKYVVLGSVGVAIAFLGIVLVYAATRASGTPTLSWVDLVRHPTLLDPAVLKLGAALAVLGFATKAGLAPMHSWLPDAHSQAPAPVSGLMSGVLLSVAFYAILRIQAVANPVLGPGLLRGMLAVAGLLSLAVAAALLLRQRDYKRMLAYSSVEHMGLLALGAAAGGPLALTAVLLHMLGHGLAKSSLFVVSGRLLAVEHSTAVADIRGLLARRPGLAVPWLAGTAALLGLPPFSLFFSEVGIVVGAWTAGLQVVTAVGLGLLLVAFAALVRLTATMTLGAGGPGEEPDRSAHGPWLPLALALAVVAVIALLSGPFGTLLRQAAAVLGGAS; encoded by the coding sequence ATGGGCGCCGTCCTGTGGCTCCCGCTCGCCGCCGCGGTGCTGGCGGCGACCGTCAGCCTGCGCATCCCGAGGGTCGCCCGGCTGGCCGGGATCGCCGTCTCGGTCGTGGTCCTCGGGACCGGGCTGGTCCTCGGCGCCGCCGCCCTGGACCACCGGGTCGTCACCGCGGCCGGCGGGCTGCTGCGCGCCGACGCGCTGTCCGCGTTCATGCTCGTGGTCATCGGGGCGGTGGGACTGACCGCGACGTGGGGCGGGCTGCAGGCGAGGTCAGCGCCCGGCCCGGCGGCGCTCATGTCGGCCTTCCTGGGCGCGATGTCGCTGGCCGTGCTGGCCGACAACCTCGGCGTCTTGTGGGTGGCCGTCGAGGGCACCACGATCGCCACCGCCTTCCTGGTCGGCCAGCACCGCACCCGGGCCTCGCTCGAGGCGGCCTGGAAGTACGTGGTGCTCGGGTCGGTCGGCGTGGCCATCGCCTTCCTCGGCATCGTGCTGGTCTACGCGGCGACCCGGGCCAGCGGCACCCCGACACTGTCCTGGGTCGACCTGGTGAGGCACCCGACGCTGCTCGACCCGGCCGTGCTCAAGCTGGGCGCCGCCTTGGCCGTGCTCGGGTTCGCCACCAAGGCCGGCCTGGCCCCGATGCACAGCTGGCTGCCGGACGCGCACAGCCAGGCCCCGGCGCCGGTGTCCGGGCTGATGTCCGGCGTGCTGCTGTCGGTCGCGTTCTACGCCATCTTGCGCATCCAGGCGGTCGCCAACCCGGTCCTGGGCCCCGGGCTGCTCCGCGGGATGCTGGCGGTCGCCGGCCTGCTGTCTCTGGCCGTGGCCGCCGCGCTGCTGCTGCGCCAGCGGGACTACAAGCGGATGCTGGCCTACTCCAGCGTCGAGCACATGGGCCTGCTCGCCCTCGGCGCCGCGGCGGGCGGGCCGTTGGCGCTGACCGCCGTCCTGCTGCACATGCTCGGGCACGGCCTGGCGAAGTCGAGCCTGTTCGTGGTGTCCGGCCGGCTGCTCGCCGTCGAGCACTCGACGGCGGTCGCCGACATCCGTGGGCTGCTGGCCCGGCGCCCCGGCCTGGCCGTGCCCTGGCTCGCAGGAACGGCCGCGTTGCTCGGGCTGCCGCCGTTCAGCCTGTTCTTCTCCGAGGTCGGCATCGTGGTCGGCGCGTGGACGGCGGGGCTCCAGGTCGTGACGGCGGTCGGGCTCGGCCTGCTGCTGGTGGCGTTCGCCGCCCTGGTCCGGCTCACCGCGACGATGACGCTCGGCGCCGGTGGCCCCGGTGAGGAACCGGACCGCTCGGCGCACGGGCCGTGGCTGCCGCTGGCCCTCGCGCTGGCCGTCGTCGCCGTCATCGCCCTCCTCAGCGGCCCATTCGGGACGCTGCTCCGCCAGGCCGCAGCGGTGCTAGGAGGTGCGTCATGA
- a CDS encoding NADH-quinone oxidoreductase subunit C: MTTRPVGREELAEMMAGLLAGGLRLALVAAHEDAETFRVVYVLTAAGRREEVVVVVPRGDAWVPTLAALSYPAGRFERELRDLYGIEPRGHPLPHRLLRHGHWPVGWYPMLRDADPEPVFAPDVGSFPFLEVEGPGVYEIPIGPVHAGLIEPGHFRFSVVGETILRMKARLWFLHRGMEKLFEGRRPADGIELAERISGDTAVGHTLAYLMAVEDAAGIDVAEPDRLLRALLLELERLHNHVADLGALANDVGFGVANAHALRLRETLLRLNRATTGHRLLRGALTVGGAQVRALPDPLLLRTVRDEVADLVEITLGHSVVHDRFAGTAVLPREQAVALGTLGYVARASGVDVDARRDHPFVDLGERFATIVEDGGDVLARYRVRARELDVSVAVLLDLLDRLAGGTGDGVGVDPTGPGAGFAQVEAWRGSLAHRVELGEGGVVTRVKVADPSFFNWPALPVALTDTIVPDFPLANKSFNQSYAGNDL, encoded by the coding sequence ATGACGACCCGACCGGTCGGGCGCGAGGAGCTGGCGGAGATGATGGCCGGCCTGCTCGCCGGAGGCCTGCGGCTGGCCCTGGTGGCCGCGCACGAGGACGCCGAGACGTTCCGGGTCGTCTACGTGCTGACCGCCGCCGGGCGCCGGGAGGAGGTCGTGGTGGTGGTCCCGCGCGGCGACGCCTGGGTCCCGACCCTGGCGGCGCTGTCCTACCCGGCGGGACGGTTTGAGCGGGAGCTGCGGGACCTGTACGGCATCGAGCCCCGAGGCCATCCGCTGCCGCACCGGCTGCTCCGGCACGGCCACTGGCCGGTCGGCTGGTACCCGATGCTGCGCGACGCGGACCCGGAGCCGGTCTTCGCACCCGACGTGGGATCCTTCCCGTTCCTCGAGGTTGAGGGCCCCGGCGTGTACGAGATCCCGATCGGTCCGGTGCACGCCGGGCTGATCGAGCCGGGCCACTTCAGGTTCTCGGTGGTGGGGGAGACCATCCTGCGGATGAAGGCCCGGCTCTGGTTCCTGCACCGGGGCATGGAGAAGCTGTTCGAAGGCCGCCGGCCGGCCGACGGGATCGAGCTGGCCGAGCGGATCAGCGGGGACACCGCGGTCGGCCACACGCTGGCCTACCTGATGGCCGTCGAGGACGCCGCCGGCATCGACGTCGCCGAGCCGGACCGGCTGCTGCGGGCGCTGCTGCTGGAGCTGGAGCGGCTGCACAACCACGTGGCCGACCTGGGGGCCCTCGCCAACGACGTCGGCTTCGGGGTGGCCAACGCGCACGCCCTGCGGCTGCGGGAGACCCTGCTGCGGCTGAACCGGGCCACCACCGGGCACCGGCTGCTCCGCGGGGCCCTCACGGTGGGGGGTGCCCAGGTGCGGGCGCTGCCGGACCCCCTGCTGCTGCGGACCGTGCGTGACGAGGTGGCCGACCTGGTCGAGATCACGTTGGGGCACTCTGTCGTCCACGACCGGTTCGCCGGCACGGCTGTGCTCCCCCGTGAGCAGGCGGTCGCGCTCGGGACGCTGGGCTACGTCGCACGCGCGTCGGGGGTCGACGTCGACGCCCGCCGCGACCACCCGTTCGTCGACCTGGGCGAGCGGTTCGCGACGATCGTCGAGGACGGCGGTGACGTGCTGGCCCGCTACCGGGTCCGGGCCAGGGAGCTGGACGTCTCGGTGGCGGTCCTGCTCGACCTGCTGGACCGGCTGGCCGGCGGGACCGGCGACGGGGTCGGCGTCGATCCCACCGGCCCAGGGGCCGGGTTCGCGCAGGTCGAGGCCTGGCGTGGCAGCCTCGCCCACCGTGTCGAGCTGGGCGAGGGCGGCGTGGTCACGAGGGTCAAGGTCGCCGACCCTTCGTTCTTCAACTGGCCGGCGCTGCCCGTCGCGCTGACCGACACGATCGTTCCCGACTTCCCGCTGGCCAACAAGAGCTTCAACCAGTCATACGCCGGCAACGACCTCTGA
- a CDS encoding DUF72 domain-containing protein, producing the protein MPQLRIGTSGWSYPRWRGDFYPAGLAPHDELGYLAQHLRTVEVNASFYALQRPETYRGWADRTPDDFVFAVKGSRYLTHLKRLVDAETALANFFASGLLALGPKLGPVLWQLPENMRLDLPRLAAFTALLPRTTEAAVRLARRHDARVEGRSFLEPDADRPVRHALEVRHDCYQDARFIELLRSAGVALVVSDGAGHWPLLADVTTDFCYLRLHGPLLLYAGGYPAASLDMWAARIRAWTAGSAPPDLPTIKDRPPEAPTGRDVYVYFDNDSDGRAPFDATALAERLAEPR; encoded by the coding sequence GTGCCGCAGCTGCGGATCGGAACGTCAGGGTGGTCCTACCCCCGCTGGCGCGGCGACTTCTACCCCGCTGGCCTGGCCCCCCACGACGAGCTCGGGTACCTGGCCCAGCACCTGCGCACGGTCGAGGTCAACGCCTCGTTCTACGCCCTGCAGCGGCCCGAGACGTACCGCGGGTGGGCCGACCGGACCCCGGACGACTTCGTGTTCGCCGTCAAGGGCAGCCGGTACCTCACCCACCTCAAGCGACTGGTGGACGCCGAGACGGCGCTGGCCAACTTCTTCGCCTCGGGCCTGCTGGCGCTGGGCCCCAAGCTGGGACCGGTGCTGTGGCAGCTGCCGGAGAACATGCGTCTGGACCTGCCCAGGTTGGCCGCGTTCACCGCACTGCTGCCGCGGACCACCGAGGCGGCCGTCCGGCTGGCCCGCAGGCATGACGCCCGGGTGGAGGGACGGTCCTTCCTGGAGCCGGACGCCGACCGGCCGGTCCGGCACGCACTCGAGGTCCGGCACGACTGCTACCAGGACGCGAGGTTCATCGAGCTGCTCCGCTCGGCCGGAGTGGCCCTCGTGGTCTCCGACGGGGCCGGTCACTGGCCACTGTTGGCCGACGTGACGACAGACTTCTGCTACCTCCGGCTGCACGGGCCACTGCTGCTCTACGCCGGGGGGTACCCAGCGGCGTCGCTCGACATGTGGGCGGCCCGGATCCGAGCCTGGACGGCGGGCAGCGCGCCACCCGACCTGCCGACCATCAAGGATCGCCCGCCGGAGGCTCCGACCGGCCGGGACGTCTACGTCTACTTCGACAACGACTCGGACGGCCGGGCGCCCTTCGACGCCACCGCCCTGGCCGAGCGGCTCGCCGAGCCACGCTGA
- a CDS encoding DUF2252 domain-containing protein, producing the protein MTDRPGVEAVTDVAVRNRGARRVPSTDLPVQLSRAERAAHGKAARSAAPLDQHALFAPTELRADPVELLERQAVSRVPELVPIRYGRMLSSPFAFYRGAALVMAADLAATPVSGLRSQLCGDAHLSNFGVFASPERRLLFDANDFDETLPGPFEWDVKRLAASFELAGRENGFKTKERAASVVEAAASYRWAMREFAGETNLDVWYSHLDMDQLLAEVTPLLKPAPLRRAEAQLAKARTRDRMQAFNKLTRLVDGVPRIVSDPPLVVPITELVPAESATELKEQLHALVVAYGRSLPPDRRHLLEQYRLDDVARKVVGVGSVGTRAWVLLFEGVDGNDPIFLQAKEAQASVLEEYAGASGYANHGQRVVAGQHLMQAYSDIFLGWQRTNGLDGVDRDYYVRQLRDWKGSVVVERMTPQSMAVYARLCGWTLARAHARSGDRVAIAAYLGRKDTFERAVAEFARAYADQNDRDFAALEAAEASGRIVVERGL; encoded by the coding sequence ATGACCGATCGGCCAGGCGTCGAGGCGGTGACCGACGTCGCCGTGCGCAACCGGGGGGCCCGGCGGGTGCCGTCGACCGATCTCCCGGTGCAGCTGTCCCGGGCCGAGCGGGCCGCGCACGGCAAGGCGGCCCGGTCCGCCGCCCCGCTGGACCAGCACGCCCTGTTCGCGCCGACCGAGCTGCGGGCCGATCCGGTGGAGCTGCTCGAGCGGCAAGCTGTCAGCCGGGTCCCCGAGCTGGTGCCCATCCGGTACGGCCGGATGCTCAGCTCGCCGTTCGCGTTCTACCGGGGTGCGGCGCTGGTCATGGCGGCCGACCTGGCGGCGACGCCGGTTTCCGGGCTGCGGTCCCAGCTATGCGGGGACGCCCACCTGAGCAACTTCGGGGTATTCGCCTCTCCTGAGCGCAGGCTGCTCTTCGACGCCAACGACTTCGACGAGACGCTGCCCGGGCCCTTCGAGTGGGACGTCAAGCGCCTCGCGGCCAGCTTCGAGCTGGCCGGGCGGGAGAACGGCTTCAAGACCAAGGAGCGGGCTGCGAGCGTGGTCGAGGCCGCGGCGAGCTACCGCTGGGCCATGCGGGAGTTCGCCGGCGAGACGAACCTGGACGTCTGGTACTCGCACCTCGACATGGACCAGCTGCTCGCCGAGGTGACCCCGCTGCTCAAGCCGGCGCCGCTGCGACGGGCGGAGGCGCAGCTGGCCAAGGCGCGCACCCGCGACCGGATGCAGGCGTTCAACAAGCTCACCCGACTCGTCGACGGCGTGCCGCGGATCGTCAGCGACCCGCCGCTGGTCGTGCCGATCACCGAGCTGGTCCCAGCGGAGAGCGCGACCGAGCTGAAGGAGCAGCTGCACGCGCTGGTCGTGGCGTACGGGCGCTCGCTGCCGCCGGACCGACGGCACCTGCTGGAGCAGTACCGGTTGGACGACGTCGCCCGCAAGGTCGTCGGGGTCGGCAGCGTAGGCACCCGGGCCTGGGTCCTGCTGTTCGAGGGGGTCGACGGAAACGACCCGATCTTCCTGCAGGCCAAGGAGGCCCAGGCCTCCGTGCTCGAGGAGTACGCGGGAGCCAGCGGCTACGCCAACCACGGGCAGCGGGTGGTGGCGGGGCAGCACCTGATGCAGGCCTACAGCGACATCTTCCTGGGCTGGCAGCGCACCAACGGACTGGACGGCGTGGACCGGGACTACTACGTGCGCCAGCTGCGGGACTGGAAGGGCTCCGTGGTGGTGGAACGGATGACTCCGCAGAGCATGGCCGTGTACGCGCGGCTGTGCGGCTGGACCCTGGCTCGGGCGCATGCGCGCTCTGGCGACCGGGTGGCCATCGCGGCCTACCTGGGCCGCAAGGACACCTTCGAGCGTGCCGTCGCCGAGTTCGCCCGTGCCTACGCCGACCAGAACGACCGGGACTTCGCCGCCCTCGAGGCGGCCGAGGCGTCCGGCCGGATCGTGGTCGAACGCGGGCTGTAG
- a CDS encoding DMT family transporter, producing the protein MEAGPRAHAAHMSREAWVLFAAMSVIWGMPYLFIKIAVEQLSPSALVLARTALGAVVLLPLAVRSAALRPALAQWRLVLAFAVLEMAVPWLLLTHAEERIASGLAGLLIATVPLVGAVVTRLLGDRAALSRIRVVGIVTGLAGVAALVGIDSAGGHLDLLSVAELFVVAVGYATAPILVDRRLQDVPTLGVIALSLALVALIYLPFGVPALVSTGAWTSRTSLSVLVLGLVCTALAFVLFFRLIAAAGPVRATVITFLNPAVAVLLGLVVLDEPLTVGVMVGFPLVLAGSWLATRPTRPVPAQAG; encoded by the coding sequence GTGGAGGCGGGACCGCGGGCGCACGCCGCGCACATGAGCCGTGAGGCGTGGGTGCTGTTCGCCGCGATGAGCGTGATCTGGGGCATGCCCTACCTGTTCATCAAGATCGCGGTCGAGCAGCTCTCCCCCAGTGCGCTGGTGCTGGCTCGCACCGCGCTGGGGGCGGTGGTCCTGCTCCCGCTGGCCGTCCGGTCCGCGGCGCTACGCCCGGCGCTGGCCCAGTGGCGGCTGGTCCTTGCCTTCGCCGTCCTCGAGATGGCCGTGCCGTGGTTGCTGCTCACTCACGCCGAGGAGCGCATCGCCAGCGGCCTGGCCGGGCTGCTCATCGCCACCGTTCCGCTGGTGGGCGCCGTGGTCACCCGGCTGCTCGGCGACCGGGCCGCGTTGAGCCGGATCCGGGTGGTCGGCATCGTCACCGGGCTGGCCGGGGTCGCCGCCCTGGTGGGCATCGACAGCGCCGGCGGCCACCTCGACCTCCTCAGCGTGGCCGAGCTGTTCGTCGTGGCCGTCGGCTACGCGACCGCCCCGATCCTGGTGGACCGGCGGCTGCAGGACGTCCCCACCCTCGGGGTGATCGCGCTGTCTCTGGCTCTGGTGGCGCTGATCTACCTGCCGTTCGGCGTCCCGGCGCTGGTCAGCACCGGCGCCTGGACCAGTCGGACCAGTCTGTCGGTGCTCGTGCTCGGCCTGGTGTGCACGGCGCTGGCGTTCGTCCTGTTCTTCCGGCTGATCGCCGCAGCCGGGCCGGTCCGCGCCACCGTGATCACGTTTCTGAACCCGGCTGTGGCCGTGTTGCTCGGGCTGGTCGTCCTCGACGAGCCGCTGACGGTGGGCGTGATGGTCGGCTTCCCGCTCGTGCTGGCCGGCTCCTGGCTGGCCACCCGACCGACCCGCCCTGTACCGGCGCAGGCCGGCTGA
- a CDS encoding GNAT family protein — MPSPNDRAAAGFVPVVDDRPADAAWGALVWPPPTGPLGGCFVELRPVDLDSDVDALFAAVDHDAVWQHVAGRPTSAAEYVVTLRGQLDVGRLPWVVRLARPMAGLPAGTVVGTSSYLEASVPDARLEIGSTAYTPAVWGSVVNPEVKLLLLSLAFDTLGAGRVQLKTDVRNVRSQRAVARLGAHYEGTLRRYQRRTDGTVRDTVLFSVVAEEWPRVRAGLVERVAAAAN; from the coding sequence GTGCCCTCCCCCAACGACCGTGCGGCGGCCGGCTTCGTCCCCGTGGTCGACGACCGGCCCGCTGACGCCGCGTGGGGTGCCCTGGTGTGGCCGCCACCCACCGGCCCGTTGGGTGGGTGTTTCGTCGAGCTGCGGCCGGTCGACCTGGACTCGGACGTCGACGCGCTCTTCGCCGCCGTGGACCACGACGCGGTCTGGCAGCACGTGGCGGGGCGTCCGACGTCCGCAGCCGAGTACGTGGTGACGCTGCGCGGACAGCTCGACGTCGGCCGCCTGCCGTGGGTGGTTCGGCTGGCGCGGCCGATGGCCGGGCTGCCGGCTGGCACCGTGGTGGGGACGTCCTCCTACCTCGAGGCGTCGGTACCCGACGCCCGGCTGGAGATCGGGTCCACGGCGTACACCCCGGCAGTGTGGGGCAGCGTGGTGAACCCCGAGGTGAAGCTGCTGCTGCTCAGTCTCGCGTTCGACACGCTCGGCGCGGGCCGGGTGCAGCTGAAGACCGACGTGCGCAACGTGCGCTCCCAGCGCGCTGTCGCGCGGCTGGGGGCGCACTACGAGGGGACGCTGCGCCGCTACCAGCGCCGCACCGACGGCACGGTGCGGGACACCGTGCTCTTCTCGGTGGTTGCCGAGGAGTGGCCGCGGGTGAGGGCCGGGCTGGTGGAGCGAGTCGCAGCCGCAGCCAACTGA